The Magallana gigas chromosome 6, xbMagGiga1.1, whole genome shotgun sequence genome includes the window GCTTGTCTCTTTCAGCTAAAAATATATGCACTTGTAGGtgattcatgtacatgtatatacaatattgAAACTTGTGATATAAGGCCAGTAGTATTGTACCTGCTATATTTGATACATACCCTGCCATTTTTCATAGTCCTCGCCCCCAACTGGAACCAGAACTCACCTAACGTTGATTGGAGGAAGCTTGGGTACAGTTGActtgtacccaatatcgaagGCCACGCCCCCTTTCTTTTGTACGACCTTTAAAATTGGACTATCAGGGATAGGCCTATCATCGGCGCGAGGTTTTTTTGACATTAGGTTCTGTACAAAACATCATCCATGGCAGGGGCTTGGTCTGGATGTTGTCTTCTACTTGTACCAGCTCCTTGATCTCATCTTCCAGCGTAATGTAGGCCCTCGCCTCTTCTTCCAACATGACATCGACTTTGTCTCTTTTTCCTATACAACTCTAGATAATCTCCATTTTCTTCTTACTTGCCAGACAGTTAatgttagaaccattttaacaagaccttggactttcggttggacgtagctatctatttcttgcgtcaattAAAGAGGTtgaaaatgacgcggtttcaagcgaaatatgcaccgattgcgtagtcttggctcaaaagccacacaaatcttgttgatttcaaaaggccatggctgagtggcaaGCAATGatatagacaggcctacgtcacattgaaAATGGTTCTAGGATAGCTAGGTAAGACCAATATATAGTGACGTCATTTACTTGTGACGTTAAACCATCACAAAGGAATGACGTCACTATGCCAAAACGCCATTGTTCCACAACATATCGCATTATTTTCAAGTTGTCAGACAAGCGATCAGCAACAAAATGGGTCTTATCCAGAGTTGTATGGGCGAGAGAAACAACAGAGTGGATGTCATGTCAGAAGAAGAGGCGAAGGCCTACAGTAAGATGGAAGAGGAGATCAAGAAGGAGCTGGTAGGAGATACCATCCAGACCAAGCCCCTGCCATGGATGATGTTTTGTACAGAACCTAATGCCAAAAAGCCTTACGCCGATGAGGTCCCTGATAGCCCGGTCTTAGAAGTCGTACAGAAGAAAGGGGGCGTGGCCTTCGATATCGGGTACAAGTCAACTGTACCCAAGCTTCCTCCAATCAACGTTAAGCGAGTTCAGGTTCCAGTTGGGGGCGAGGACTATAAAAAATGGAAGGGtatgtaacatatatgtatatatagagtAGGTACAATACTACTGATCTAATTTTAGGTTTAAGAGAATTCTAATGTTCAACATACATAATCTGTCAGTCAAATTGAACGTAACATGATTGACATACAAATGTGTAAACTTTCAGTTGAAAGAGACAAGCTTCTGGTTGATAAGCACGAGAAAGCCAAGATTCGAAGAGAACACAGTATCATCCAGCAGAAGAAGCTGTCTGCCCAGAGACCAAGGACAGCCCAGTCCAGGGATGCCATCGAAAGCACTCCTAATGAAGAATGAAAACGCCaatgttaacactattttaaaatttaacaactacatgtatatttcttattttaagatAGAATAGATAGTATAGGATAGcgtaatttaacaaaaaatgtctgaatt containing:
- the LOC136276332 gene encoding uncharacterized protein is translated as MGLIQSCMGERNNRVDVMSEEEAKAYSKMEEEIKKELVGDTIQTKPLPWMMFCTEPNAKKPYADEVPDSPVLEVVQKKGGVAFDIGYKSTVPKLPPINVKRVQVPVGGEDYKKWKVERDKLLVDKHEKAKIRREHSIIQQKKLSAQRPRTAQSRDAIESTPNEE